The proteins below come from a single Campylobacter sp. CCUG 57310 genomic window:
- a CDS encoding exodeoxyribonuclease III, with product MKLISWNVNGLRAVANKDGFSWLDEVKPDFLGLQEIKVKEADVPSEIYKLGFSDVSVNSAVRAGYSGVMSLSKFPVATLKSQFFNDDEGRVLEHRFGNIVLFNIYFPNGQKDDERLAYKMDFYAKFLAYCNELVREGKDVIFCGDVNTAHREIDLKNPKANSKTSGFLPIEREWIDEVIKHGFIDTFRQIHGDKEDAYSWWSYRFNARSKNIGWRIDYFFISASLKDRLKDAFILSDITGSDHCPVGIEIEI from the coding sequence TTGAAACTGATTTCATGGAACGTAAACGGACTTCGCGCGGTCGCAAACAAAGACGGATTTAGTTGGCTTGATGAGGTTAAGCCCGATTTCTTAGGGCTTCAAGAGATAAAAGTAAAAGAAGCTGATGTGCCTAGCGAGATTTACAAGCTCGGATTTAGTGATGTAAGCGTAAATTCGGCCGTCAGAGCAGGGTATTCGGGTGTGATGAGTCTTAGTAAGTTTCCGGTAGCTACTCTAAAATCGCAGTTTTTTAACGATGATGAGGGGCGAGTTTTGGAGCATAGGTTTGGCAATATCGTACTTTTTAACATATATTTTCCAAACGGACAAAAAGATGATGAAAGACTTGCTTATAAGATGGATTTTTATGCGAAATTTCTAGCCTACTGCAATGAGCTTGTGCGTGAGGGTAAGGACGTGATATTTTGCGGTGATGTAAATACCGCTCACCGCGAGATAGATCTTAAAAATCCAAAGGCGAATTCTAAGACTTCAGGCTTCTTGCCTATTGAACGAGAGTGGATAGATGAGGTTATAAAGCACGGATTTATCGATACTTTTAGACAAATTCACGGCGATAAAGAGGATGCTTATTCGTGGTGGAGCTATAGATTTAACGCTCGTTCTAAAAATATTGGCTGGAGGATTGATTATTTTTTCATTTCGGCAAGCCTTAAAGATCGCCTTAAAGACGCATTTATACTTAGTGATATAACGGGAAGCGATCATTGCCCCGTGGGAATTGAGATAGAAATTTAA
- a CDS encoding diacylglycerol kinase: MRNQPKYKFFKNWSYAIAGLKEIFKNESSFRLEIYIFLPAFISLLFWNFGAILNLFLIFSMVLVLVCECINSAIERIVDLASPEIHPLAGVAKDAGSAAVMICNTLCAGVWIYAIWDKF, from the coding sequence TTGAGAAATCAACCAAAATACAAATTCTTTAAAAATTGGAGTTACGCGATCGCAGGACTAAAGGAAATTTTTAAAAACGAAAGCAGCTTTAGGCTTGAAATTTATATATTTTTGCCCGCTTTTATCTCTCTTTTGTTTTGGAATTTCGGCGCGATTTTAAATTTATTTTTGATTTTTAGTATGGTTTTGGTTCTGGTTTGCGAGTGCATAAACTCAGCAATTGAGCGTATAGTAGATCTTGCAAGCCCTGAAATTCATCCTCTTGCAGGTGTGGCAAAAGACGCGGGAAGCGCTGCGGTAATGATATGCAACACGCTTTGTGCAGGAGTGTGGATATATGCTATTTGGGATAAATTTTGA
- a CDS encoding replication/maintenance protein RepL encodes MNSLEREIFGTLIGEKKFEIIEFFIQNLDENGLINFTIAEICKATNSSKPTVIETIKLLENRKIFKRVKNGVYAFKNLKFNDF; translated from the coding sequence TTGAACTCGCTTGAAAGAGAAATTTTTGGCACTTTAATCGGCGAAAAGAAATTTGAGATAATTGAGTTTTTTATCCAGAATTTAGATGAAAACGGACTTATAAATTTCACAATTGCAGAAATTTGCAAGGCTACAAATTCAAGCAAACCGACTGTCATAGAGACGATAAAACTACTTGAAAATAGAAAAATTTTTAAGCGGGTAAAAAACGGAGTTTATGCATTTAAGAATTTAAAATTTAATGATTTTTGA
- the prfA gene encoding peptide chain release factor 1 gives MLANKLQPFLDRYDELSRLLSDPSITQDIANMTKLSKEQSSIEDIRNASKDYLQILADIDENKLLLDDAELGELAKEELKSLEMRKAELEEEIKILLLPKDPNDDKNIFLEIRAGTGGDEAALFVGDLFNAYVRYTELRGYKFEVVSQSEGNTGGFKEIILLVKGNGAYSRLKYEGGTHRVQRVPETESQGRVHTSAVTVAIMPEVEDSEVEINPNDLRIDVMRSSGHGGQSVNTTDSAVRITHIPTGLVVTNQDGKSQHKNKEAAMKVLKARLYEMQEAERLAKETSERKSQVGTGDRSGRIRTYNFPQNRISDHRINLTLYRLDAIMAGGLFDEIIEPLIAHHQAEAIAAAGL, from the coding sequence ATGTTAGCTAATAAACTGCAACCGTTTTTGGATCGCTATGACGAACTTTCTCGTCTGCTAAGCGATCCATCAATAACTCAAGATATCGCAAATATGACCAAGCTTTCCAAAGAGCAATCAAGCATAGAAGATATCAGAAATGCCTCCAAAGATTATTTGCAAATTTTAGCCGACATTGACGAAAACAAACTTTTACTTGATGATGCTGAACTTGGCGAGCTTGCTAAAGAAGAGCTAAAGAGCCTTGAAATGCGCAAAGCCGAGCTTGAAGAAGAGATAAAAATTCTACTTCTTCCAAAAGATCCAAACGACGATAAAAACATCTTCCTTGAAATTCGCGCTGGAACCGGTGGAGATGAGGCGGCATTATTTGTAGGCGATCTTTTTAACGCTTATGTGCGCTATACCGAACTTCGCGGATATAAATTTGAAGTAGTAAGCCAAAGCGAGGGCAACACGGGCGGGTTTAAAGAGATAATATTGCTCGTAAAAGGAAACGGCGCATACTCAAGGCTAAAATACGAAGGCGGAACACATAGGGTTCAGCGTGTGCCTGAGACTGAAAGTCAGGGAAGAGTCCATACTTCAGCCGTTACTGTCGCAATCATGCCGGAGGTTGAAGATAGCGAAGTGGAGATAAATCCAAACGACTTAAGAATCGACGTTATGCGAAGCTCCGGACACGGCGGACAAAGCGTAAACACAACCGATAGTGCCGTGCGTATCACACATATCCCAACAGGACTTGTAGTAACCAACCAGGACGGAAAAAGCCAGCACAAAAACAAAGAGGCCGCAATGAAAGTGCTTAAAGCTCGACTTTATGAGATGCAAGAGGCTGAGCGCCTTGCAAAAGAGACTAGCGAGCGCAAGAGCCAAGTGGGCACAGGAGATAGAAGCGGGCGAATTCGCACCTACAACTTCCCGCAAAATCGCATAAGCGATCACCGCATAAATTTAACGCTTTATAGACTGGATGCCATCATGGCAGGCGGGCTTTTTGACGAGATAATAGAGCCACTTATCGCTCATCACCAAGCCGAAGCTATAGCTGCTGCCGGTCTATAA
- the rpsT gene encoding 30S ribosomal protein S20, with amino-acid sequence MANHKSAEKRARQTIKRTERNRFYRTRLKNITKAVRVAVEAGDKETALKALKEANKSLHSFVSKGFLKKQTASRRVGRLAKLVNTLNTAA; translated from the coding sequence ATGGCAAACCATAAATCTGCTGAAAAAAGAGCTAGACAGACGATAAAAAGAACCGAAAGAAACAGATTTTATCGCACAAGACTTAAGAATATTACAAAAGCCGTACGTGTAGCCGTAGAAGCTGGCGATAAAGAGACTGCTTTAAAAGCGCTAAAAGAAGCTAATAAAAGCCTGCATAGCTTTGTTAGCAAAGGATTTTTGAAAAAACAAACAGCTTCACGCCGTGTTGGACGCTTGGCGAAGCTTGTAAATACTCTAAACACAGCCGCTTAA
- the glmM gene encoding phosphoglucosamine mutase — protein sequence MKLFGTDGVRGKAGAKLSAQTSMRLAMAAGIYFRKFAQVTNTILLGKDTRRSGYMIETAIVAGLTAVGYNVRQIGPMPTPAIAFLTEDMRCDAGIMISASHNPYYDNGIKFFDKHGNKLTEDAETEIEKIYFDDELIAQSQKHMLEIGASKRIDDVIGRYIVHIKNSFPKSLTLHGIRVVLDVANGAAYRVAPTIFSELGAEIIVINDEPNGSNINLNCGALYPQNLASEVVRLRADIGLAFDGDADRLVVVDETGEVANGDALLGVLAMYLHKNKALKGGGVVATVMSNAALEDYLTKHKIKLLRANVGDKYVLEMMQENGINFGGEQSGHIIFSDYAKTGDALVAAMQFIACMLTQGKKASEILSEIKPYPQILLNLKVADKKPLESIEGLKALEENLRKDGIRPLFRYSGTENLIRLLLEGKCPEKVQKRMDEVEKFFTKALNA from the coding sequence ATGAAACTATTCGGTACCGACGGAGTTAGAGGCAAGGCGGGAGCAAAGCTATCTGCGCAAACTTCCATGAGGCTAGCGATGGCTGCTGGAATTTATTTTCGTAAATTTGCTCAAGTTACTAATACCATCTTGCTTGGCAAAGACACTAGAAGAAGCGGATATATGATAGAAACGGCTATCGTTGCGGGGCTTACCGCGGTCGGCTATAACGTGCGCCAGATCGGTCCTATGCCCACACCTGCGATTGCGTTTTTAACCGAAGATATGCGCTGTGATGCGGGTATAATGATAAGCGCAAGCCACAATCCATACTACGATAACGGTATCAAATTTTTTGATAAACACGGCAACAAGCTAACCGAAGATGCCGAAACCGAGATAGAAAAAATTTATTTTGACGATGAGTTAATCGCTCAAAGCCAAAAACACATGCTTGAAATCGGCGCTTCAAAGAGAATTGACGACGTTATCGGTCGCTACATCGTTCATATCAAAAATTCCTTTCCGAAATCTTTGACTTTGCACGGAATAAGAGTCGTTTTAGACGTAGCAAACGGTGCGGCTTACAGAGTGGCTCCGACGATATTTAGCGAGCTTGGCGCGGAAATCATCGTGATAAACGATGAGCCAAACGGAAGCAACATAAATCTAAACTGCGGCGCGCTCTATCCGCAAAATTTAGCAAGCGAAGTCGTGAGATTAAGAGCCGATATCGGACTTGCTTTTGACGGAGACGCCGATAGGCTTGTTGTAGTTGATGAAACGGGTGAAGTAGCAAACGGAGACGCGCTTCTTGGCGTACTTGCGATGTATCTTCATAAAAACAAAGCACTAAAAGGTGGCGGAGTAGTGGCTACGGTAATGAGCAACGCCGCACTTGAAGACTACCTTACAAAGCATAAAATAAAGCTACTTCGCGCAAACGTGGGCGATAAATACGTCCTTGAGATGATGCAAGAAAACGGCATAAATTTTGGCGGCGAACAAAGCGGACACATAATCTTTTCAGATTACGCCAAAACAGGCGATGCTCTCGTGGCTGCGATGCAGTTTATCGCTTGCATGCTAACTCAAGGCAAAAAAGCAAGCGAAATTTTAAGCGAGATCAAGCCTTATCCGCAAATCTTACTAAATTTAAAAGTTGCGGACAAAAAACCTCTTGAGAGTATAGAAGGGCTAAAAGCGCTCGAAGAAAATCTCAGAAAAGACGGAATCAGACCTTTATTTAGATACTCGGGAACCGAAAATTTAATCCGCCTTCTGCTTGAAGGAAAATGCCCTGAAAAAGTGCAAAAACGAATGGATGAAGTGGAAAAATTCTTCACTAAAGCTCTAAATGCCTAG
- the lspA gene encoding signal peptidase II — MPRVLIKFFAAFFVVFVADQLVKQIFLNGFTWQGEYFSLVLAFNKGVAFSMFASLGEWLKFIQVALIAAVLAYLVWQKEILKDHTIAIGILLGAGSSNLLDRFVHGGVVDYVYWHKWFSFAIFNLADVMIDVAVCIILWQSFKKPKGTGK; from the coding sequence ATGCCTAGAGTTTTGATCAAATTTTTTGCAGCTTTTTTTGTCGTTTTTGTAGCCGATCAGCTCGTTAAGCAAATTTTCTTAAACGGCTTTACCTGGCAGGGAGAATACTTCTCTTTGGTACTTGCGTTTAACAAAGGTGTTGCCTTTTCGATGTTTGCAAGCCTTGGTGAGTGGCTTAAATTCATCCAAGTAGCTCTTATCGCAGCAGTTTTAGCATATCTTGTCTGGCAAAAAGAAATTTTAAAAGATCACACCATAGCTATTGGAATTTTGCTTGGTGCGGGCAGCTCTAACCTACTTGATCGCTTCGTGCACGGCGGAGTTGTGGATTATGTTTATTGGCATAAGTGGTTTAGTTTTGCTATTTTTAACCTTGCAGATGTTATGATTGACGTTGCGGTTTGTATTATCTTATGGCAAAGCTTTAAAAAGCCAAAAGGTACCGGCAAATAA
- a CDS encoding NINE protein, whose protein sequence is MGNNVYIAYALWLFCGWFGAHRIYLGKFISGFFMMTLFFMGSMTYWILIGWLFWLIWGIWWLFDIYLTGVYVEKNLQKDELKHELKKQDLEAQLKRLYELYEEGRISKAEFEARKEILFR, encoded by the coding sequence ATGGGAAATAACGTATATATCGCTTATGCACTTTGGCTGTTTTGCGGCTGGTTCGGGGCGCACCGTATATATCTTGGCAAATTTATCAGCGGATTTTTTATGATGACGCTGTTTTTTATGGGCTCGATGACATATTGGATACTGATAGGTTGGCTGTTTTGGCTGATTTGGGGTATCTGGTGGCTGTTTGATATATATCTTACGGGTGTTTATGTGGAGAAAAATTTGCAAAAAGACGAACTTAAACACGAGCTTAAAAAGCAAGATCTCGAGGCTCAGCTCAAAAGGCTTTATGAGCTTTACGAAGAGGGCAGGATAAGCAAAGCCGAATTTGAAGCCAGAAAAGAAATTTTATTTAGATAA
- the hemJ gene encoding protoporphyrinogen oxidase HemJ, with amino-acid sequence MAEYYNLIKYFHYLAFISWMAVLFYQPRLYVYHAEHMDKPDFVKVVEVQEYKMYHYVGWVSIIGTFLTGILILVAIPDLLKSGYVHVKLTVVVLLAIYHLDLGRYMKLLREKRCNKSGMFFRAYNEVPTIAMVIIIWMMVYKPF; translated from the coding sequence ATGGCGGAATACTATAATCTCATTAAGTATTTTCACTACTTGGCGTTCATATCGTGGATGGCCGTGTTGTTTTATCAACCGCGCCTATACGTATATCACGCAGAACATATGGATAAACCCGACTTCGTAAAAGTAGTTGAGGTTCAAGAGTATAAGATGTATCACTATGTGGGCTGGGTTTCTATCATCGGCACGTTTTTAACTGGAATTTTGATACTTGTGGCAATACCCGACCTGCTTAAAAGCGGATATGTGCATGTAAAGCTTACCGTAGTCGTGCTGCTAGCGATATACCATCTTGATCTTGGCAGATACATGAAACTGCTTCGCGAAAAACGCTGTAACAAATCAGGCATGTTTTTTCGCGCATACAACGAAGTGCCTACTATAGCTATGGTCATCATCATCTGGATGATGGTCTATAAACCGTTTTAA